A stretch of DNA from Castor canadensis chromosome 2, mCasCan1.hap1v2, whole genome shotgun sequence:
ATGTATCACTGCTTGCCattgaaaataacaaaaggataaaattagtcatttttggatatttaaatttaaaatcagcTTCACTGAAGTTGGGTGTGATgacatacacctataatcctagcagttGGTAgtctgatgcaggaggatctcagcctgggctacagagatcATGTCATAAAAAAACCACTAAAAAATCAATTTCATTGAAATATAACTAACGTACTAAAACTGCATTCTGTTTAAAGTGCTATAGAATTTGATGGCATTTGAAAGTGATGAATAATAaagaacttatcttgaaaaaggaaaaaaaaataggtgtgAATTTAAAGAACTCATTTAAAAGGCACCAAGAAGATGGATATAGGATGAGAAATAAACCTTCAAGGTTCGGGATTCGGTCTGGAACTGTTTTCTCTCAGAATCTCATTTCCCTCCAGTTACTGCAATTATTTCCTCAAATTCTTTTGcttgatttgcttattttttgagtttttttcttcttttgaagtgAGACCTTTGATACCTGGCCTTTAACGCCTACCTTTGAAAGTTAGGTAGGCATTTTTTCTGAGAATGGAGCTGCTTACATTCTTGAAAAAGCTGTTTGTTGATAATTTCACTGGGTGGATGTGAGAGAGAACTACAGGATTGTAAAGAGACAGCTACCTAATTCAATGTTCAAGGATCCAATACCTAAAACAGGAATGCATTTCTGCTCAAAGTATTGGGTAAGGAAACCACTCAGTACTACTTCTGGAATACCTACCATGTAGTAAGTACTTTATTCACTTTATAGCGTATTTATTCTTTTGCAACACTGCAACAAGATATTGCTCATTTTATATGTTGAAAAAACTGAGGTTATTAGCTCAAGTCACAGATAGTTGGCAATCAGGATTTAAacccaaattcatgtgtttcaaagtttcatgtttatcttaaccatttttttttaatgtctccaGGGACTGTCTCGGTCATCTAGACTTGTGCTCCTCAATGAGTAATCACTAGTCAAATTTGGCTATCTGGAACTTAAAACATGGCTAGTCTGAATTGAAATGTGCTGTAAAATATACACTGTACTTTGAAGATTTACTACAAAATGAATATAAGATATCTTActaattttcaaatatgtatcATGTTGAAATGATTATTTTGGGTATACTTTGctagatatttaaaattaattttactcatTGTGGTTTAATGAGTATTATGTTTCTATATGACAGCACTGATTTAGATAATTTCTACTTAGATCATCAGAAGTAAAATTTGGGGGTTTCTAAGGGAAATACCCAGAAATTCAAAACATCAATAGGCTACATTCAATCCTTCTTCCTGTCTCCTGAATTTAGTAAACATACATCTTAAATTCCATTTAGAGAAAGCACCATAAAGATTAATAGCCATCTAGTAATCCCGGAAGTATTAATGCATCCAAATTAATGATAAATTAATTTCAGTAACAAAATAATTGGTGATTTGGTGATATTTTATAGGTAATTCCATAAATTCACAGAACCATTTGTGGTAGTGAGAAGATGATACATGTGTTGATGGGGAATACAGATTGGGTTCAGAGATTTCATTTTGGTAAGAAACCTAAGTTTCAGGGTAGCCTCTGCAGTTCTTTTGGTCATCATCTCCTAGCATAGTGATGAATAcaacaaatagaaataaatgcaTGTGCTCCCATTTCTAGTATAAAGACTCTAAATTCTATCCCTGTGCTGAATTGTGGCCCATAAGGCTCCCCAGAGAAATGTATTTGAGATTTATAAAGGCACAGCCAATTAGTTTCTCTATGGGTCTTGGAATTATGACTTCCTTGAGCAATAATAAAAGTCACCTCTTCCTCAAGCATATAGTTCATCAAAATTTAGCTCTAAGTTACGAAAAACggatttaacttttaaaaaagtccCTGGATATACGTTCCAAGATTAGAGAAAATCTGGCTTGTAAACTGAACTATTTAGCCTATGTGAACTGGAAAATATAGGGAGGTGTAATATAACCAAAAGTGCCATTAGTGAGTGCCTTCCAAGGACAGAGGTGTCTATAAATGCCAAGGAAGCATAAAGAAAGCAAACTATACAAATTCTGCCCTCCAGGAGAAACGAATTCTCTTTTATGCAGTTTGCTCATAGGCATGGTGAGTGTTGAGCCCTGAAAACAACAGCAGTCACATGTCAATTTGTTATCAGAAATATGTAGGGTCTTTGGCCCCAAACTTGCATGGAAAGTTTGGATAAAATCGTGATGCAGCACATTCCCAAGTAAGAATGGAGTAAAAGGCTCAATGACTTTCAGACAGATGGGGTCCTATTATACTGTCACTATCTGCTGCCTGTACTTATTATTTGGTATCTTTTACTTGGGCCAGATTAGCCTTTCTTCACATTCTGCCAAGGCCCTTGTATCACAGATACAAATACTCTGAAAGCAAGAATGTCCTAGCAATAGATAACCAAATAACTGAATTTCTTGTAACATTTGAGATCCTGTTTGTCACAGTGATTCAGTTCATGTATTACCTTATAGTTTTTCTGAAATGATCCAATACTGTTCTAACCATAAAACTGTCACATCCATTTGATTAGATGTCATTATTATTTAGTCTAATGTGATTGAGTCATATGAACTGGctcaagactttaaaaaatatattgaaggaAAGacaacagattttgtttcctttccctAGGATTTTAGCTCTCCTGTGGAAAAGTTAAGTGAAGACCCTTTGGGAATAGCCAGTGTGTCTATGTAGATAATGGAAAATTACACCAGAGAGCCCAAGAGAGTACATATTAAAGAAACGCAAGGTATTTGGATAAATATGCTGTGTATCCAGCAAAGTTATACATAGGTTAAAAAGAGAATACATGCCTTTTTATTGTCAGAATTTGCACTTTATTTTCGGTCACTGTCCACATAATGGTTTTGTAAGAAAGCATGAGCTACTTTTGGGTTCTAGTTCCTATAAAATAATTGTCCGTCACTCTTAGAATTCCTTATTCCTTGTCACTTTGCCTCTGTGATAGTTTGTGTAAAATGATGACCTTGGTAAATCAACCTTTCCTGGAACTTAAGAGTCTTTAAGAGCAGTACTGAACCCAGCAGGAATAGGTAGCTAAAACCAGTTCAATAACATTATTTTGATCTCCTATACTAAGGTATAGTTGTGTGCATGTCTAAAAGTCAAAGTGACCTATCATAAGAGTAAGAACCATGTAGGTTGATAAGGGTGAGGTAGGACTGTTTACAGAATTGTGCAAATTATGGTAGAGAAGGCAGTTCGTAGCATTCATGGATTAAACACCTAGCTAACTGCTTTCCTGAAAATGGTCTATATTCTAAAATACAAAGATCTaggcttttcaatttttaaaaaattatactgaTTCAAGTTACAAATATATTACTTTCTCTTGTTTAGAATGAAACCAACAGAATGTGATAATGTAGAGAAGAGAGCTGGACTGTACCAGTATATTTAAGACTTTTAAATTGTGAGTTATGTTATAAAAATACATGTCGACCACCTAAATACGCAACAAAAACCCAGGatatggaatatttaaaaatacaatttcctGGGATCAGCACCAAAAAATATCTTTAGTTTCTGTATTACCCATGTCAATAGGTAAGTTAAAATTACTTCTAATAAAGATCACGAGCTCTACAAAAATCACTGAAGATGCATGCAAACAACTGTCAAATGCATACTGACAGCGAGGTCAGGCAATTCACTTGGAAGCACATTAGATTATCCAGGAGCTTCTGCAGTGAGACATTTCATGTCAAGTTTGTATTATGGGAATATTTCATACGTCACAGGAGGCACTGGTATTTAGACACCTAAGAAAATTACCAGAACCATTAAGGCTGAGGTGAAGAATTTGTACAGCCTTCCACAATTTCAAAGAGGTAGTGATAGACACTTGTCCTCCTGGCGATATCAAATGCAGTTTCTTCCAAGTTGTTCTTCAGATCTGGTTTGATGTAGCGGTTCATCAGGAGGAGTTCCAGGGTATCTTTGCTGTCTCTGTTCCCAGCAGCAAGGTGTAAAGGGGTCAAGAGGCCTTTCGTTTGAGCATTGATATCTGCATCATGCTGAAGTAAAAAAGAAGCCACTCTGGTGTTGTTCCACTTACAAGCACTGTGCAGGGGGGTCCAGCCATCCACAGTCACTGCATGAACATCTGCCCCCTGTGCCACCAGCTCACGGACAATGTCCAAGTGTCCACTGTAGGCTGCTCGATGAAGAGGGGTATACTCATCTTCATCCCTAGTGTTCACAAGAGTGGCCTTTTGAGAAAGGAGTCTCCGTACTGTAGTAAGCTGAGAAGAACAAAAGAGGTCTTTTACAAACCCAACTCAAagtgaaataataaacaaaaattaaattgtacTGTGGTTTCAGATCCactttagtttaaaaaaagttgttagtagatgattttaaaatgaaaataatttaagatttCCTTTTTGTTGGCAGAGGGCATCTGATTTAATAATGAACAAGTTGGGGTTAACTACACTCAGTTGCTTCAAAGAATGTAATTGCCTGAATATAAAACCATACATTTATTCATGGTTCAATTAAGGCTTACTTCCCGAAGCTTTGGCCCTAGAACAACAATGCAGGCAACACCTGTatttagtattttatatattttatgtaaagaaACATAATTACTTTTTTTATAATAGTACTATCATACCAATATACAACGTATATAAGAGTTTTAAgtagtctttactcccatttacTGTGTGGAGAGCAGGaaatgcccccccacccccccttcacTACTTTATACTGTTGTCCTAaagtaaatccttgctaaaacaaaagaaaacagttttaaaattaatacttaTTTTAACCAAAGAATAAAAGGACAACAAAATCCAGAGGTTAAAATGCTCAATTCCTTCTATATAACTTTAGAAACATGCCACCAGGCAGCGATTTTCAGTTTCATCTATGACTTATGTTGTGCTGTACTGTGCTCTGGGattaaaaagactttttaaaaatataaatacattttaggctggcagagtggctcaagtgatagagcacctgcctagcaagcgtgaggcctttaTACACCAGAActgtcaaaacaacaacaaaaaagaacaaaaatttaaaaccgTTTTAGTTTATCAACATAGACATTGGAGAACCAAGTAAAATGAATTGGAAATGGCAAAGTATGAACTGATTTTTGGTGTTAGTTGTACTTGGATGCTCTGTGAAAACAAACCTTACCTTTCCCTAGGGATTGGTGAGGATTAAGTAAGACAATGTAGTAAGGCAGTTGATAAAGTCAGTATTTAGTAAGTGTTAATTTTCATGCTACCTATCCTAAATGATGCTTAACTGTAAGATGGTCCTAATGACTTGGTACAAATGATTTAAAACAGACCATTAATTGCTATCTTTATAATCACCTTCAATCCCACAAACAATGCCTAAAATGACAGTTTGTAACTTAATATGTGCTTTCATGTACATTGTTTCATTTGATTATCACAATCCTGAATAAAAAGACAGACATTATAATGGCcatttttacagataagaaagtaGAGGCTCAGACATGGCGGCATTTCCTAAAGATACAGAACAGAAAGAGATACAGAGCAGAAAGAGATTCAGAGGGGCAGGTCTTCTATCTCCAAACCCAATGCTTTATGTAatggttccttttcttttctttttcttacccgATTTTTTTCAGCAGCCCAAAGCAGCAATTTGCTTGGATCTTTTCccatctttttttcttgcagttgataccattcttcatttttctcatcttgtTCCTCATCTTGATCAGAACTGCCTACCCAGAGACTTTGAGTACCAGTGGGGATAAGGTGTCCATGTGTTTCCAACAGTTCAAGTTGGTTAAAGTGTTCAGAAAAACCCAAGGAATTCTCTGGGTCTGTTTTTTCAtcatcatttattttctctttttccatttctagTACTATTctacataaaaaaaattcaaatgctaaGGTATGTTTCTAGAGATTAATTATATCTGCTTTATTTTACTCATAAagatctgaaaacaaaaacatgaagattATCAGTAAATAGTAATTGAGGATTTATCAACACAATAGATAACAATCTTGCAAACATGTACAAATAAACTCTATCAAAACTCTGAAGGTTTTCTCACGATCTTCattaaacatattaaatattGTACTTGATAGATTTCAGCCATCCATGGTCTTTATGGTGtagctattgttatttttatgttgttttcttttactaaCTCTATGGCTATAACTGTTACTTTAATCTGTTGGCTTATAAGAGTGATGAAAGCTTGAAAGTTTTAAAGTATAGCTAATAAATACAGGTACATTTGAGATTTTAATAAAGTAGACACATAGATatacaacagaaacaaaaaaagtgttACACAGCATATAAGCCTTAATCAGCTAAAGATAATGAcagtaagttatttttaaaataccgtTTCTCAGTCTCTATATTTGTTGAAATCTTACCAGTCTTTCAAGGCTATTTTTAAATGGTATCTGTTTCATACTTTCTTGATTCTCCCAAATAgatctctctctgctttctcctcTTTTTGCTGTTTCATCTTGTTTCACAATTAACTTTGTTTTAGCTCCTTAAAAGATTCTAAACTTAATGGCAGGGATCATATCTAATATATTTGTCACTTGTATATAGCAAGCATTATGAAATATTTGTAGCATTTAGCCAGAAGTACTGGTGCATCCCagtggaggtggagacaggaggatgaaGAATTGCGGGCCAGCGCagatagttagcaagaccctattttaaaaacaaaatacaaacaaaaggggtAGGGgcatggtcaagtggtagagtgcctgcttagccctggattca
This window harbors:
- the Ankrd49 gene encoding ankyrin repeat domain-containing protein 49, with the translated sequence MEKEKINDDEKTDPENSLGFSEHFNQLELLETHGHLIPTGTQSLWVGSSDQDEEQDEKNEEWYQLQEKKMGKDPSKLLLWAAEKNRLTTVRRLLSQKATLVNTRDEDEYTPLHRAAYSGHLDIVRELVAQGADVHAVTVDGWTPLHSACKWNNTRVASFLLQHDADINAQTKGLLTPLHLAAGNRDSKDTLELLLMNRYIKPDLKNNLEETAFDIARRTSVYHYLFEIVEGCTNSSPQP